One genomic region from Actinocatenispora thailandica encodes:
- a CDS encoding NUDIX hydrolase translates to MWTQPMPAGLAEQARRFYAEGGTPVVPRRAATVVLLRDAPGGPEAFLVRRRSTMPFASGMYAFPGGGVDPRDGVDPGNGADRRGDAGAGDGTDPRDAAGPRDGAGPREGAGPRDAAGPRDAAGPRDGAGPRGGTAATGSPWIGPDPQAWARLLGLPGEVRTAREVVAAAVREMFEETGVLFAGADRHSLVGDVDSADWAAARLSLVERRVSLSELLSGRRLSMRADLLHAWARWITPEFEPRRYDTFFFLAELPAGQTAREVGGEADRVVWVRPADALAGHAAGELGMLPPTVAVLRSLSGFERVAAALAAPAPSLVPVQPRVEWHGGGARLVL, encoded by the coding sequence ATGTGGACGCAGCCGATGCCCGCCGGGTTGGCGGAGCAGGCCCGACGGTTCTACGCCGAGGGCGGTACCCCGGTGGTGCCGCGCCGGGCCGCGACCGTGGTGTTGTTGCGGGACGCGCCGGGTGGTCCGGAGGCCTTCCTGGTGCGGCGGCGCTCGACGATGCCCTTCGCCTCCGGGATGTACGCCTTCCCCGGCGGTGGCGTCGACCCCCGGGACGGCGTCGATCCGGGCAACGGTGCCGACCGGCGGGGGGACGCCGGCGCCGGGGACGGCACCGATCCGCGGGATGCTGCCGGTCCGCGGGATGGTGCCGGCCCGCGGGAAGGTGCCGGCCCGCGGGATGCTGCCGGCCCGCGGGATGCTGCCGGCCCGCGGGATGGTGCCGGCCCGCGGGGTGGCACCGCGGCGACCGGCTCGCCGTGGATCGGGCCGGACCCGCAGGCCTGGGCGCGCTTGCTCGGCCTGCCCGGCGAGGTGCGTACCGCCCGCGAGGTGGTGGCCGCGGCGGTGCGGGAGATGTTCGAGGAGACCGGCGTGCTGTTCGCCGGGGCGGACCGGCACTCGCTCGTCGGCGACGTCGACTCGGCGGACTGGGCCGCGGCCCGTCTGTCTCTTGTGGAGCGTCGGGTTTCGTTGTCCGAGTTGCTGTCCGGACGTCGGCTGTCGATGCGGGCCGACCTGTTGCATGCCTGGGCGCGGTGGATCACGCCGGAGTTCGAGCCGCGGCGCTACGACACGTTCTTCTTCCTGGCCGAGCTGCCCGCGGGGCAGACCGCGCGGGAGGTCGGCGGCGAGGCGGATCGGGTGGTGTGGGTGCGCCCGGCGGATGCGCTGGCCGGGCACGCGGCGGGTGAACTGGGGATGTTGCCGCCGACCGTGGCGGTGTTGCGGTCGTTGTCCGGGTTCGAGCGGGTGGCCGCGGCGCTGGCCGCGCCGGCGCCGTCGCTGGTGCCGGTGCAGCCGCGAGTGGAGTGGCACGGGGGCGGAGCCCGGCTGGTCCTGTGA